The Flavobacterium sp. 123 genome contains a region encoding:
- the mgtA gene encoding magnesium-translocating P-type ATPase — protein MQSSASDNFWQFDSAYLFKKLNSSDKGLSQADADKILHQSSGLYPKNKSRLRKDALLFISQFKSPLMLLLIGAVLLSAFLGDTSDVFIILFIVTSTGLLSFFQERNAGRVVEKLQSMISLKSTVLRDGLPKEIISKQIVPGDIIILNAGDLLPADCLIIEATELHANESSLTGESFPIRKETGILNESTELSQRTNCLWEGTSIVSGNAKALVIQTGNNTIFGTIALSASNVIETSFEKGIKDFGFFLIKITLVLAAFILMVNLLNHKNIIESALFALALAVGMAPELLPAISTIAMSAGARRMLDKKVIVKKLSSIQNLGEVNLLCTDKTGTITEGNIKISGLIDGFGTESEFIKQLAYWNANFETGYSNPIDDSIRQLTLDSKFTAEKIGEIPYDFIRKRLSIAIHTDTKNLLISKGAFIQILSICTKIRLTDGNEESISAHKQELEKKFEKFGTDGLRAIGICYKNIDSNSISKEMEADMIFAGFILLNDPIKSDISQTISELHNLNVNLKIITGDNRNIAKSIAQNIGIKNPVIMTGKELFIISPEALKQLVKKTHIFAEVEPQQKERIILALRKNYTVAYMGDGINDVSAITAADVGISVENAVDVAREAADFVLMEKNLTVLVDGIKEGRKTFANTLKYLYINTGSTFGNMFSVAAASLILPFLPMLPKQILLTNFLTDFPFLTVTSDNVDSEQLERPGKWNLILIRNYMLIFGIHSALFDLITFLTLLFVLKVKESEFQTGWFIESVLSELFILFIIRTHKSFFKSKPGNYLFIFSIIALLITIGLPYLPFSKDIGLTPLPFINLIFMLVIVFFYIVTAELLKIWFFKKFPNS, from the coding sequence ATGCAATCTTCTGCTTCAGATAATTTTTGGCAATTTGATTCGGCCTATTTGTTTAAAAAATTAAATAGTTCCGATAAAGGATTATCTCAAGCAGATGCAGATAAAATCTTGCATCAATCTTCAGGACTTTACCCGAAAAATAAATCTAGACTAAGAAAAGACGCTTTGCTTTTTATAAGCCAATTCAAAAGCCCGCTTATGCTTTTACTTATAGGAGCAGTATTACTTTCCGCATTTCTTGGTGACACTTCAGATGTTTTTATAATTCTTTTCATTGTTACATCAACAGGATTGCTTAGCTTTTTTCAAGAAAGAAATGCTGGAAGAGTTGTTGAAAAATTACAATCCATGATTTCTTTAAAAAGTACCGTGTTAAGAGATGGATTGCCTAAAGAAATTATTTCAAAACAAATTGTGCCAGGCGATATCATTATATTAAATGCAGGTGATTTATTGCCCGCCGATTGTTTAATCATTGAAGCTACTGAACTACATGCGAACGAATCTAGCTTGACTGGTGAATCTTTTCCCATCAGAAAAGAAACAGGTATTCTGAATGAATCTACCGAACTATCTCAAAGAACAAATTGTCTTTGGGAAGGAACAAGTATTGTAAGTGGCAATGCAAAAGCATTAGTTATACAAACTGGAAACAACACAATCTTTGGGACTATTGCGCTAAGTGCTTCAAATGTAATTGAAACCTCTTTTGAAAAAGGAATCAAAGATTTTGGTTTTTTTCTTATAAAAATAACATTAGTTCTTGCTGCTTTCATTTTGATGGTAAACTTATTGAATCACAAAAACATCATTGAATCTGCATTATTTGCCTTAGCATTAGCAGTAGGAATGGCTCCTGAATTACTACCTGCAATCTCAACTATTGCAATGAGTGCTGGTGCAAGACGAATGTTAGATAAAAAAGTGATAGTAAAAAAATTATCGTCTATTCAAAATCTTGGAGAAGTAAACTTATTATGCACCGACAAAACTGGGACAATAACAGAAGGAAATATCAAAATATCAGGTTTAATAGACGGATTTGGTACTGAAAGTGAATTTATAAAGCAACTTGCTTATTGGAATGCTAATTTCGAAACTGGTTATTCTAATCCAATTGATGATTCCATAAGACAATTAACATTAGATTCTAAATTTACTGCGGAAAAAATTGGTGAAATTCCTTATGATTTTATCCGAAAAAGATTGAGTATCGCTATACATACGGATACAAAAAACCTATTAATAAGTAAAGGCGCTTTTATACAAATACTTAGTATTTGTACAAAAATAAGATTAACGGATGGGAATGAAGAATCAATTTCAGCGCACAAACAAGAGCTAGAAAAAAAATTCGAAAAATTTGGGACTGATGGCTTACGCGCAATTGGTATTTGTTATAAAAATATTGATTCAAATAGTATCTCTAAAGAAATGGAAGCTGATATGATTTTTGCTGGTTTTATTCTTTTGAATGATCCTATAAAATCTGACATTTCTCAAACAATTAGCGAACTCCACAACCTGAATGTTAATTTGAAAATTATTACTGGAGACAATAGAAACATAGCAAAATCAATTGCACAAAATATTGGTATCAAAAACCCTGTGATAATGACAGGCAAAGAACTTTTTATTATCAGTCCTGAAGCCTTAAAACAACTCGTAAAGAAAACCCACATTTTTGCTGAAGTAGAGCCACAACAAAAAGAACGCATTATTCTAGCCTTAAGAAAAAACTACACTGTTGCTTACATGGGTGATGGTATAAATGATGTATCTGCTATAACGGCAGCCGATGTTGGAATTTCCGTAGAAAATGCTGTTGATGTTGCTAGAGAAGCTGCAGACTTTGTTTTGATGGAAAAAAATTTAACCGTATTAGTAGACGGTATTAAAGAAGGACGAAAAACATTTGCGAATACACTGAAATACTTATATATAAATACAGGTTCAACTTTTGGTAATATGTTTAGTGTAGCAGCCGCTTCCTTGATATTACCCTTTTTACCAATGCTTCCTAAACAAATATTATTAACCAATTTTCTGACTGATTTCCCTTTTTTAACCGTGACTTCAGATAATGTAGATTCAGAACAATTAGAAAGACCGGGAAAATGGAATCTGATATTGATTCGGAATTATATGCTAATTTTCGGTATTCATAGCGCACTATTCGATCTTATCACTTTCCTTACTTTGCTATTTGTTTTGAAAGTTAAAGAATCAGAATTTCAAACAGGTTGGTTCATAGAATCTGTTTTATCAGAACTTTTCATCCTTTTTATAATAAGAACACACAAAAGCTTTTTTAAAAGCAAACCAGGTAATTATCTTTTCATTTTTAGTATCATAGCTTTACTAATTACAATTGGATTACCCTATTTGCCTTTTTCAAAAGATATTGGACTAACTCCATTACCTTTTATAAATCTTATTTTTATGCTAGTAATCGTATTTTTTTATATCGTTACTGCTGAGCTTTTGAAAATTTGGTTTTTTAAAAAATTTCCAAATTCCTAA
- a CDS encoding glycoside hydrolase family 13 protein has protein sequence MKKILFYVPLLVTLFASAQKDFTPNWSKGVVWYQIFPERFSNGDVTNDPKGSDQEGAYPFDSKSDFQVHPWSSDWYKLQPYELKNGKDIWHNIQRRRYGGDIQGIINKLDYLKSLGVTSLYLCPVFWSPSSHKYDALTYHHIDPTFGPDPEGDKKLIAAEDPLNPEKWVWTKADLLALKLIEEVHKRDMHIIFDGVFNHMGINSFAFQDVIKNQKASPYKDWFMIDSWDNAAKNTKFEYKGWFGVKTLPELKEDTNGIVEGPKNYIFNATKRWMNPMNKGVQYGIDGWRLDVAYCVAHPFWKDWRKWVKSINSEAYLTAELVDPIAKTLPYLSGDEFDASMNYNFAFITHDFFVQDTTGSSVTEFDQKLKELREGFGEGVAQNMQNLVGSHDATRIGSAVANPDGKKFGDWGTYFNWSQKSGNPTYNAQKPTAIQLQKQKLIAAFQILYLGSPMIYYGDEAGMWGSNDPDCRKPMVWDDIKYEAETTNPDQSKHEPDAVNFNTELFHWYQKFLAIRNQYDAVKKGNYTTILTNDTEKVYGFSRKYENQEILVFINRGATAKTVALPILKKGKYKDVFTKKSVKKLSIPPMNIVVLASN, from the coding sequence ATGAAAAAAATACTTTTTTATGTACCGCTTTTGGTAACTTTATTTGCTTCTGCTCAAAAGGATTTTACTCCCAATTGGAGCAAAGGCGTGGTTTGGTACCAAATTTTCCCAGAGCGTTTCAGCAATGGCGATGTTACTAATGACCCGAAAGGCAGTGATCAAGAAGGCGCTTATCCGTTTGACAGCAAATCTGATTTTCAAGTCCATCCTTGGTCTAGTGATTGGTATAAATTACAGCCCTATGAACTAAAAAACGGCAAGGATATTTGGCATAATATTCAACGTCGTCGTTATGGTGGTGATATTCAAGGAATCATCAACAAATTAGATTATCTTAAATCATTAGGTGTCACTTCTCTTTACTTGTGTCCCGTATTTTGGTCCCCTTCTTCCCATAAATATGATGCTTTGACTTACCATCATATCGATCCTACCTTTGGGCCTGACCCAGAAGGAGACAAAAAACTAATTGCAGCAGAAGATCCATTAAATCCTGAAAAATGGGTTTGGACTAAAGCCGATCTTCTGGCGTTGAAACTAATCGAGGAAGTTCACAAACGTGACATGCACATTATTTTTGATGGGGTTTTTAACCATATGGGAATTAATAGTTTTGCTTTTCAAGATGTAATAAAAAATCAGAAAGCTTCCCCATACAAAGATTGGTTTATGATTGACAGCTGGGACAATGCTGCAAAAAACACCAAATTTGAATACAAAGGTTGGTTTGGTGTAAAAACACTACCCGAATTAAAAGAAGATACTAACGGAATTGTTGAAGGTCCTAAAAACTACATTTTCAATGCTACAAAACGATGGATGAATCCAATGAACAAAGGAGTTCAATACGGAATTGATGGTTGGAGATTAGATGTAGCGTATTGTGTAGCACATCCTTTTTGGAAAGATTGGAGAAAATGGGTAAAAAGCATCAATAGCGAAGCTTATCTAACCGCAGAATTAGTTGATCCCATTGCTAAAACGCTACCTTATTTGAGCGGTGATGAATTTGATGCATCAATGAATTATAACTTTGCTTTTATCACTCATGACTTTTTTGTACAAGATACAACGGGCAGTTCAGTAACTGAATTTGACCAAAAACTAAAAGAATTACGTGAAGGTTTTGGTGAAGGTGTAGCGCAGAATATGCAAAATTTAGTGGGTAGCCATGATGCAACACGCATTGGCAGTGCAGTGGCAAATCCTGATGGAAAGAAATTTGGTGATTGGGGCACGTATTTTAATTGGAGCCAAAAAAGTGGTAACCCAACTTATAATGCTCAAAAACCTACTGCGATTCAACTTCAAAAACAAAAACTAATTGCTGCGTTCCAAATTTTATATTTAGGTTCTCCTATGATTTATTATGGAGATGAAGCTGGAATGTGGGGAAGCAACGACCCTGATTGCCGCAAGCCTATGGTTTGGGATGACATCAAGTATGAGGCAGAAACCACAAATCCTGATCAAAGCAAACATGAACCAGACGCAGTTAATTTTAATACAGAACTGTTTCATTGGTACCAAAAATTCTTAGCGATACGCAATCAATATGATGCTGTAAAAAAGGGAAATTACACCACGATTCTAACAAATGACACAGAAAAAGTATATGGTTTCAGTCGTAAATATGAAAACCAAGAAATACTTGTATTCATAAACCGAGGTGCTACAGCTAAAACAGTTGCATTACCAATACTTAAGAAAGGAAAATATAAAGATGTTTTTACTAAAAAAAGCGTGAAAAAACTTTCTATTCCGCCTATGAATATTGTAGTTTTAGCTAGTAATTAA
- the nadC gene encoding carboxylating nicotinate-nucleotide diphosphorylase, with translation MISESQFQNELQILIANAIREDVGPGDYSSLACIPDTATGKAKLLVKENGIIAGVALAKMIFEYVDPNLKIETFIEDGAVVKYGDVVFHVSGSSQSILKSERVVLNSMQRMSAIATKTQEYVHLIAGTNAKILDTRKTTPGFRAAEKWAVKIGGGENHRFALYDMVMLKDNHIDFAGGITLAIAKTKAYLQENNLDLKIIVEARNLDEIKEILESEGIHRILIDNFNYDDTRTAVALIGDKCQTESSGNINEDTIRLYAECGVNYISSGALTHSVYNMDLSLKAI, from the coding sequence ATGATTAGCGAATCCCAGTTTCAAAATGAATTACAAATCTTAATTGCTAATGCTATCCGTGAAGACGTAGGACCTGGAGATTACAGCTCATTAGCCTGTATTCCTGACACTGCAACTGGAAAAGCCAAATTATTAGTTAAAGAAAACGGAATTATTGCAGGTGTGGCTTTGGCTAAAATGATTTTCGAATATGTGGATCCAAATTTGAAAATAGAAACCTTTATAGAAGATGGAGCTGTAGTGAAATATGGCGATGTTGTTTTTCATGTTTCAGGAAGTTCACAATCTATTCTGAAATCAGAACGCGTAGTCTTAAATTCTATGCAACGCATGTCCGCTATTGCTACCAAAACGCAAGAATATGTTCATTTGATAGCGGGAACAAATGCTAAAATCCTTGATACTCGAAAGACTACTCCAGGTTTTCGTGCTGCCGAAAAATGGGCGGTTAAAATAGGAGGGGGCGAAAACCACCGTTTTGCGCTTTATGATATGGTAATGCTCAAAGACAATCATATTGATTTTGCTGGAGGTATTACTTTGGCAATAGCCAAAACAAAAGCATATCTTCAAGAAAACAACCTAGATTTAAAAATAATTGTCGAAGCCAGAAATCTTGACGAAATAAAAGAAATTTTAGAAAGCGAGGGCATTCACCGAATTCTAATCGATAATTTCAATTACGATGACACTCGTACTGCTGTTGCTTTAATAGGGGATAAATGCCAAACAGAATCTTCTGGAAATATTAATGAAGATACTATTCGTTTGTATGCTGAATGTGGTGTAAATTACATATCATCAGGTGCCTTAACGCACTCTGTTTATAATATGGATTTAAGTCTAAAAGCGATTTAA
- a CDS encoding YihY/virulence factor BrkB family protein, which yields MSKEIENKLYKVPILKHLVQVLKKIKLPWLQGLSFYDLMELYVLGIVEGAFSYHASAIAFSFFMSLFPFTLFILNLIPYIPIEGFQNDFLEFVKDGVPPNTYDAIYKIINDILNNSHSGLLSSGFILSIFLMANGISGILGGFESSKHVLIKRGFLHQYLVALGMSLVLSFLLLVTVAIIVVFEVFIQKTMIQNVLNDTTSLIIMGRYVFVILMILVTSSVLLRFGTKQAHKPPFMSIGSVFTTILIVISSYFFGIWVIKFSKYNELYGSIGTLLIMMFYIWINCMILLLGFELNATINKLKRKNHAIS from the coding sequence ATGTCTAAAGAAATAGAAAATAAGCTTTATAAAGTTCCAATACTGAAACATCTTGTTCAAGTATTAAAAAAGATAAAACTTCCTTGGCTTCAAGGATTGTCTTTCTACGACTTGATGGAATTATATGTTTTAGGTATTGTTGAAGGTGCTTTTTCCTATCATGCAAGTGCTATTGCATTCAGTTTTTTTATGTCTTTATTTCCCTTTACACTTTTTATATTAAACCTTATTCCATACATTCCTATTGAAGGATTCCAGAACGATTTTCTTGAATTTGTCAAGGATGGGGTTCCTCCTAATACGTACGATGCTATTTATAAAATCATTAATGATATTTTGAATAACAGTCACTCAGGATTGCTTTCGTCAGGGTTTATATTGTCCATTTTTTTAATGGCAAATGGAATTTCTGGAATTCTAGGCGGATTTGAATCTTCAAAGCATGTTTTGATCAAAAGAGGATTTTTACATCAATATTTAGTAGCCTTAGGAATGTCGTTAGTGCTGTCTTTTTTATTATTAGTTACTGTGGCTATCATTGTTGTTTTTGAAGTATTTATTCAAAAAACGATGATTCAAAATGTTTTGAACGATACTACTTCGCTAATAATTATGGGTAGGTATGTGTTTGTTATTCTGATGATTTTAGTGACATCGTCTGTCCTATTACGTTTTGGGACAAAGCAAGCTCATAAACCTCCATTTATGAGTATTGGCTCTGTTTTTACAACAATTTTGATTGTAATATCTTCCTATTTCTTTGGGATTTGGGTTATAAAATTTTCTAAATACAACGAGTTATACGGTTCTATCGGGACCTTGTTAATTATGATGTTTTATATTTGGATTAACTGTATGATTTTATTGCTTGGATTTGAACTGAATGCGACAATAAATAAATTAAAACGAAAAAATCATGCTATTTCTTAG
- a CDS encoding DUF2147 domain-containing protein — protein sequence MKKISLLLVLLFSLGVYSQSVVGKWKTIDDETGKAKSIVEIYEKSGKIYGKVLDILEVENRNRICSNCSGEDKNKPILGMVIIKGLTKEANQYTNGKILDPKNGKRYQCYITLESKDKLKVRGFIGIALFGRTQYWYRVKN from the coding sequence ATGAAAAAAATCAGTTTACTTCTTGTTCTATTGTTCTCCTTGGGCGTTTATTCGCAATCGGTTGTTGGAAAATGGAAAACCATTGATGACGAAACTGGCAAAGCTAAATCCATTGTGGAAATCTATGAAAAATCAGGAAAGATATACGGAAAAGTATTGGACATTTTAGAGGTTGAAAATCGAAATAGAATATGTTCAAATTGTTCTGGAGAAGATAAAAACAAACCAATCTTAGGAATGGTAATCATCAAAGGACTTACTAAAGAAGCGAATCAATATACAAACGGAAAAATTCTAGATCCCAAAAATGGTAAGCGCTATCAATGTTACATCACTTTAGAATCGAAAGACAAGTTAAAAGTGCGTGGTTTCATAGGAATTGCATTATTTGGCAGAACCCAATATTGGTATAGGGTAAAAAATTAA
- the priA gene encoding primosomal protein N' gives MYFVEVILPLSLAKTFTYCISEAEFHYIKKGMRVVVPFGKNKMYTALVLEVHQNKPTLYEAKEIHQILDEKNIVTEIQLSHWQWIASYYMCAIGDVYRGAMPSGLLMESETLISQKQDVFVVESQLSDDEFLVFEALQYQSSLKVQDIIAILNKKNIFPVIQKLIDKNILVLQEEIQESYKPKLVRYVRLNAKYESNSGLSELIETLKSANKQREIVMSYFQLSASEKKPITVKKLIETANSSSAIIKALIEKEIFEDYFIQEDRMNFEGIAQEEHLQLSDAQQNAFDEIKESFNQKEVCLLHGVTSSGKTEIYIKLIEEYLETGKQVLYLLPEIALTTQLVGRLRTYFGNKIAVFHSKYNNNERVEVWNQVLDNSSKAQVVIGARSALFLPFVNLGFIVVDEEHEQTFKQVDPAPRYHARDAAIVLAHLHQAKVLLGSATPSLETYFNAQTEKYGLVEIAKRFGNVRMPDIELVDLKDKYFRKKMTGHFSDTLINEITTALSLNEQVILFQNRRGYSPIIECMTCGNVPQCQQCDVSLTYHKHKNQLRCHYCGYTMAKPTHCHSCSSVDLTTKGFGTEQIEQELISVFPSAKTGRMDQDTTRGKFGFEKIIDSFKNREIDILVGTQMLAKGLDFDNVSLVGIMNADNMLYHPDFRAFERSFQMMTQVSGRSGRSEKQGKVIIQTYNPNHNTIQQVTVNDYLGMYNEQLYDRKIYKYPPYFRIIKLTLKHRDFDKLKEGSIWLYQVMSQNLNMPVLGPEEPAISRIRNEYIRTILIKIPQNTPIAGTKKTIQKILNSFEAVAQFRAIKVTINVDFY, from the coding sequence ATGTATTTTGTTGAAGTTATTTTACCGCTTTCACTTGCTAAAACCTTTACCTATTGTATTTCGGAAGCTGAATTCCATTATATCAAAAAAGGAATGCGCGTGGTGGTGCCTTTTGGTAAAAACAAAATGTATACAGCTCTTGTTTTAGAGGTGCATCAAAACAAACCTACTTTATACGAAGCTAAAGAAATTCATCAGATTTTAGATGAAAAGAATATTGTTACTGAAATTCAACTTTCGCATTGGCAATGGATAGCTTCTTATTATATGTGTGCTATAGGCGATGTATATCGTGGTGCAATGCCTAGTGGATTATTGATGGAAAGTGAAACCCTAATTTCTCAAAAACAAGATGTGTTTGTGGTTGAAAGTCAGCTTTCGGATGATGAATTTTTAGTATTTGAAGCACTGCAGTATCAAAGCTCATTGAAAGTTCAGGATATTATTGCCATCTTAAATAAAAAAAATATTTTTCCAGTCATTCAAAAATTGATTGACAAGAATATATTAGTTCTTCAGGAAGAAATCCAAGAAAGCTACAAGCCTAAATTAGTTCGTTACGTTAGATTAAATGCTAAATATGAATCGAATAGCGGCTTAAGTGAGTTGATTGAAACCTTGAAAAGTGCCAACAAACAGCGTGAAATTGTAATGAGTTATTTTCAACTCAGTGCTTCTGAGAAAAAACCGATTACAGTAAAAAAACTAATTGAAACAGCAAATTCTTCTTCGGCAATTATAAAAGCATTAATCGAAAAAGAAATATTTGAAGATTATTTCATTCAGGAAGATCGGATGAATTTTGAAGGAATCGCACAGGAAGAGCATTTGCAATTGAGTGATGCGCAACAAAATGCTTTTGACGAAATAAAAGAAAGTTTCAATCAAAAAGAAGTTTGCTTATTACATGGCGTAACTTCTAGTGGTAAAACGGAAATCTATATTAAACTCATTGAAGAATATCTGGAAACAGGAAAACAAGTTTTGTATTTGCTGCCAGAAATTGCTTTAACTACACAATTAGTAGGGAGATTGCGCACTTATTTTGGAAATAAAATAGCCGTATTTCATTCTAAATATAATAATAATGAGCGTGTTGAAGTATGGAATCAAGTATTAGATAATTCATCTAAAGCTCAAGTTGTAATAGGAGCAAGGTCTGCTTTGTTTTTACCATTTGTAAATCTAGGGTTTATAGTTGTGGATGAAGAACATGAGCAAACTTTTAAACAAGTTGATCCAGCACCAAGATATCATGCACGTGACGCTGCAATTGTTTTAGCGCATTTGCATCAAGCAAAAGTTCTATTAGGTTCAGCAACTCCAAGTTTAGAAACGTATTTTAACGCACAAACGGAGAAATATGGATTGGTAGAAATTGCTAAGCGTTTTGGAAACGTACGCATGCCAGATATTGAATTAGTTGATTTGAAAGATAAATATTTCCGTAAAAAAATGACGGGACATTTTAGTGATACTTTGATTAATGAAATCACTACGGCTTTGTCTTTGAATGAACAAGTAATTTTATTTCAAAACAGACGAGGATATTCTCCTATAATAGAATGTATGACTTGTGGAAATGTTCCGCAATGTCAGCAATGTGATGTGAGCTTGACATATCATAAGCACAAAAACCAATTGCGATGCCATTATTGTGGTTATACGATGGCTAAACCTACGCATTGTCATTCGTGTTCAAGTGTTGATTTGACAACCAAAGGTTTTGGGACAGAACAAATAGAACAAGAATTAATTTCTGTTTTTCCTTCTGCAAAAACGGGACGAATGGATCAAGATACTACGCGCGGTAAATTTGGTTTCGAAAAAATAATTGATAGCTTCAAGAACCGAGAAATTGATATTTTAGTTGGAACGCAAATGCTTGCGAAGGGATTAGATTTTGACAATGTAAGTTTAGTAGGAATTATGAATGCTGATAATATGTTGTATCATCCTGATTTTAGAGCTTTCGAAAGGAGCTTCCAAATGATGACACAAGTATCAGGACGTTCGGGGCGTTCTGAAAAACAAGGTAAAGTTATTATTCAAACTTATAATCCTAATCATAATACAATACAACAAGTTACCGTAAACGATTATTTAGGAATGTATAACGAACAGTTGTATGATCGTAAAATTTACAAATATCCTCCATACTTCAGAATTATTAAGCTGACGTTGAAGCATCGTGATTTTGATAAATTAAAAGAAGGATCAATCTGGTTGTACCAAGTAATGAGTCAAAACTTGAATATGCCGGTATTGGGACCTGAAGAACCTGCAATAAGTAGAATTAGAAATGAATACATCAGAACTATACTGATTAAAATTCCTCAAAACACGCCAATAGCAGGCACAAAAAAAACTATCCAAAAGATTTTGAATAGTTTTGAGGCTGTTGCACAATTTAGAGCAATAAAGGTTACTATTAATGTAGACTTTTATTAA
- a CDS encoding LytTR family DNA-binding domain-containing protein, with amino-acid sequence MKLNCVVVDDSSIQRMIIAKLVNNHPNLHLIGDFSNAIEARSCMSIHTVDLIFLDIEMPVISGFDFLDGLKTKPQIIFITSKAEYAMKAFDYDATDYLQKPIALDRFNASVKRAIDLHLLRNENKEDEGEHIFIKSNLKKLKVYTSKIKWIEAFGDYVRVVTEEDSNLVLSTMKSFENDLSKDKFIRVHKSYIINIDKVERFNSKFAEIGITKIPLSRNKKEDLVRALSLA; translated from the coding sequence ATGAAACTAAATTGTGTAGTTGTAGACGATAGTTCTATTCAGAGAATGATTATTGCAAAGTTAGTGAATAATCACCCTAACTTGCATTTAATCGGTGATTTTTCTAATGCAATTGAAGCTAGAAGTTGTATGTCAATACATACAGTAGACTTGATATTTTTAGATATTGAAATGCCTGTAATTAGCGGTTTTGATTTTTTAGATGGTTTGAAAACTAAGCCCCAAATTATCTTTATCACTTCTAAGGCAGAATATGCTATGAAAGCTTTTGATTACGATGCAACTGATTACTTGCAAAAGCCAATTGCTTTAGATCGTTTTAACGCTTCTGTTAAAAGAGCAATAGATTTACATCTTCTTAGAAATGAAAATAAAGAAGACGAAGGGGAACATATCTTTATCAAAAGCAACCTTAAAAAATTAAAAGTATATACTTCTAAAATAAAATGGATTGAAGCTTTTGGAGATTACGTTAGAGTAGTTACAGAAGAAGATAGTAATCTGGTTCTGTCTACTATGAAATCTTTTGAAAATGATTTATCGAAAGATAAATTTATCAGAGTACATAAGTCCTACATTATTAATATAGATAAGGTAGAACGTTTTAATAGTAAATTCGCCGAAATTGGAATTACAAAAATACCTTTAAGCAGAAACAAAAAAGAAGACTTAGTAAGAGCGCTTTCTTTAGCTTAA
- the rpsF gene encoding 30S ribosomal protein S6, which yields MNHYETVFILNPVLSEVQVKETVSKFEDFLTSRGAEMVSKEDWGLKKMAYEIQNKKSGFYHLFEFKVAGEVLIAFETEFRRDERVMRFLTVSLDKHAISWAERRRAKLKSQKA from the coding sequence ATGAATCATTATGAAACTGTTTTCATTTTAAATCCCGTTTTATCTGAAGTTCAGGTAAAGGAAACAGTAAGCAAATTTGAAGATTTTCTTACTAGTAGAGGAGCTGAAATGGTATCGAAAGAAGATTGGGGTCTTAAAAAAATGGCTTACGAAATTCAAAACAAAAAATCTGGTTTTTACCATTTATTCGAATTCAAAGTAGCAGGAGAAGTTCTTATTGCTTTTGAAACTGAATTTAGACGTGACGAAAGAGTTATGCGTTTCTTAACTGTAAGTCTTGACAAACATGCTATTTCTTGGGCTGAAAGAAGAAGAGCAAAACTTAAATCTCAAAAAGCTTAA
- the rpsR gene encoding 30S ribosomal protein S18, producing the protein MATLQQSASGKKDGDIRYLTPLNIETNKTKKYCRFKKSGIKYIDYKDADFLLKFVNEQGKILPRRLTGTSLKYQRKVSVAVKRARHLALMPYVADLLK; encoded by the coding sequence ATGGCAACATTACAACAATCTGCTTCAGGAAAAAAAGACGGAGATATCAGATATCTTACGCCTTTGAACATAGAAACTAACAAAACTAAAAAGTATTGTCGTTTCAAAAAATCAGGTATCAAATATATTGACTATAAAGATGCTGATTTCTTATTGAAATTCGTTAATGAGCAAGGAAAAATTCTTCCTCGTCGTTTAACAGGAACTTCATTGAAATACCAAAGAAAAGTGTCAGTAGCTGTTAAAAGAGCTCGTCATTTAGCTTTAATGCCATATGTGGCTGATTTACTAAAATAA